ACCATTGCATCGGCACGCGCTCTCGGGCCCGCACGACGGCACGAGCAGACGAAGAGCCGCTTTTCCCATCCCACTTCTCCGCGCCGCCTCCAGATCGAGCGCGCTAGGGTTCCTTCATCTGCccctcgcccgccgccgccgcagccgccgatGGCCCAGCGCTGGCTCCCGAGGGCGCGGCGGGACCCAGACCTGGACGAAGATGGTTCCCCGCCTTCCCGGCAGCCGCGCCCCGgcgccggcgacgacgacgaggacgacgacgagctgGGGAACGAGGACCTCAGCTTGGAGATCCTCGCGCGCGCGCAGCGGAAGCGGCGCGGGGCGTCCGGCGGCGGGGCGCCCGGGTTCGCCGACCTGCTCTCGGTGTCCTCCGGCGACGAGGAGGTCGACGAGGACGCCGTGGTGGAGCTCGCTGAGGCGGATGAGCCCCGGAGGAAGCAGAAGAATAAGAAGGAGCGCCGGAAGCAGAGTAAGAAGCATCGGAAGGAGGCGACCGAGGCTGCTGCGGCGGTGGCTGCcgtagaggaggaagagaaggaggtaAGCTTGAGGCTTGAGCATTCCCCTCCCCCCTAGCTCTTACTCCTTTGGTATGGGTGCTGTGTTCAATTCAACAGGGAAGGTTCAGTGCTTATAGCTAAGCAATCCCTGCCTAGTGCCTACTCCCCCTCTAGTTTGGGTGTTGTGTTCAATTCAACAGTGAAATTCGTGGTTCGATGCTTATAGCTAAGTAATCCCATATAGAATCGAGTGATTGTACTGCCTAGTGCCTACTCCCCCTCTATTGTGAGCTTAGGGGAAGCTTCTCAATTTAGCTGATTAGGAGTGCAAAGTAGCATCTTTGCTCGTCCTGCTGTTGCTGGCCAGAATTAGCTGATTTCATTTGAAATTGAAGATTATCTGAAGACTGATATCCCGAGTGCCTTCTTTTTTCTGGGGATTAAGTTAAAAACCTTTTGAGCTCAGTGTTCCTTCCTTGGGAACAAAATGCTAGGTTTATCTCCTTTAGAGGCAGTAATGAGTGGATTTATTCTTTCTGGCTTCAGCTTGGTAGCACCCAGGAGGGGCCAATTGGGACAGCAGAATCTGTGCTAACTGGAGATGGGGCTGATGTCCCTGCACCTGACAATATGGTTCTGCGGAAGCTCCTTGTAAGTGACATGTGAATTTATTGTGTTTGTGCTGCTAATGTAAGCTTACCATCGTGTTGCGGTGTTGCCTTTACTTGTGACCAGCGCATACCAAGATACTTTGATCCTGGGGAAACTTTGTTGGCGACTTGCTTTAATTGTAGCGAGGAAGGACATGTAGCTGCAAACTGCCCAATGGAAAAGCGGAAGAAGCCTTGCTTTGTTTGTGGGTTGTTCGGGCACAATGCAAAGCAGTGCACGCAGGTTGGTCACCCTATCTCCGAGGGATTATCACTCGGTGACTTGGGTATGTCCATTCATGCCCTTGACTAGCTCAATctattttgtttttgttgtttgaGCGTAATGTTTCTGTGTAGGATGATAATTCAACTCTTTTAATTTTAACATGTTTCACCTTGTTTAGGTTTCAATTTCGCAATCTTGCAAATGTACTTTGCCCATGCTGTGATGTCTTCAAGAAATATATCTTAAGCTTGTTACTTGGAACAGTCTTACAATATCTGCATTGAATTGTTAAGAACACGCTTATTTCTAGCAGAAAAGGAAATATATCTTGAACTTTGTTACTTCAAACATTTTTAGAAAATATTCCTTCTGTTTAGCATGTATGTATTTCTCTCTATGAATGCATGTATTTCTAGACAGAAAGGAAGTTCATTAATCATTACTGATTTGGTGTACCAAGTGCACAGGATGTGATATCTTAGCACAACGCATATGTTTCCTTCAAATTACATCTACTGTTAACTTTGGTTAAACAGCTCCTCTTTTGATTCCTGTACTTTATACTTTTTAGCTCTCTTCACTAAGTTCACTTTTCCTATTCTCATGCTTATTCACCCCATTTGAGCAGTAGCATTATCTTTATCTTTATGATTTATAATTTCAAATATTTTTTGATATATTCCTTTCCATATTCATGCCTGCCTTTGTATTCAAAAGTAAAGAATGATCAAGTTTTCTTTTGTTTGTTTGAATCTTCTGTGTTATTCATCTGTTTTGGTACTATTATCTGTATATATTCCTCTTGTAATGATTTTTGTGATGGTTCTTGTCGGTGTTTAGCATTCTCAAGAATAAACAAACCATTATTTCACAGGGTCAAGATTGTTTCATCTGCAAAAAAGGAGGCCATATGGCGAAAGACTGCCCTGATAAGCACAAGAGAAATGATCATCAATTCACATTATGTTTAAGATGTGGAGAAACAGGTCATGATATGTTTGGATGTACCAATGATTACCCACCAGATGATATCGAGGTAGTGCTTCTTTGCCTTGTTTAAGCTAATTTGTTATCTTGTTTCCATAATGGGATTTTTTTGTTTGTTGGCATTTATTTTCCTCTAGTGTTGGTCTGAAGAAAAGCCTATACAGGAATTAAATATGagctagattttttatttttggaTGCAAATTGTTGTGGGCTAGGTGACTAGGCTGTAAATGTTTGATGTTTCTGTAGGTAAACTGGGTAAATTTTATGCTGTGCCTTCCCTTCCATAACAGGACCCCTGAAACTTGCTTGTGCAATGTTTTGAATCTACAACATGTATTACAGGATAAGATAGGTGCCCTCTATTTGTGCAGTGCAATAGTGTCCGAGCTGCAAGGTTAGAGTCACAAAGTCAGATTGTGTAGAAGAGCTTACCCCTTAATAATTTTATTTTTGATTATGCAGCAAATAAGATGCTACGTGTGTAATCAGAAGGGCCATCTATGTTGTTCCGACTTCTCTGACAATTGTCCGAAACAAATTAGCTGTTATAATTGTGCTCAATCTGGTCATTCTGGTCTGGTAAGTTTTAATGCTTATTATTGAAGTCATCTAGTTTCTACTGTTGCCACATGTTGCTTCTCATGGCAGGTGATTAACATTGGACCTTCTATTATAGGGATGTGCCAAGCAACGTAGGGAAACTAGTGCTGTCACAACTCCAACCTTATGCTACAAATGTGGTGAGGAAGGTCACTTCGCACGTGGCTGCACAAAGAATGCCAAGGTTGTTATAAGCATCCCACAAATTATTTTCCAATAACAGTAGTTACCTGTATTTAAGTTTCTGTTTTTTTTCCTTCTGCAGTCCGATCAGTCGAAAGGCAAGTCATCATCACACAGTCGGAGGAaggaaaaatggaaaaaggatccCAGTGCTAGATCAGCTCCTCATGATGCCCGTAAAACAAGCCAAAGGAAAAGCCCCCATTTTGAGGAAAGAATGGACACACCTCGTCATAAATCCAAATCGAGAGGTTGGTGGACTGGTGGTGATGATCTACCATTCAAGAAGTACAAATCCAATGGATGGGGTTCCGCATCTACTCCCAAGAAGTCTTACACAAATCACCAATTCTTGTCTGGTGATGACTATTTCACTCCCCAGTCTTCACGAAGGCACAACCATGGTAGTACCACGTCACCGAACTCGAATTATCCACCCAGCACTAAGAAACATGGTTTCTCATCATCAAGATTCGCCGCCAGCAATACCCATGTCCGGTTCGGAAGAAGTTAGCTGGATGCACGTGCCTGATTTTGTGGTTTGTTTAGCCATAGATAACCATTATCTCCTGGGGATGAACTCTAACTATTGGGTTCATGCCCTTTGACAGTTTTGTCTGagattaagtatatatgtaaTCCGGTTCAAACTATTTTTTTCTTTACTGTGAGCAAGCTCCCATGGTATGGGGTTGCCCTCCAGATAATGCCTTTGCAGAAACGGCAACTGAAGCCTGTAACTACATGAACAAACAATGAAATGCTAAACTATGCGGACGCTCGTGTCGGTCGCCGCCCGCTGCACCTCTGGCCTGCACGCAGCCTCGCTAGCCTTTGCCCGAGCTGCCGGCCCGCGTGAAGCCTAGCTTGTTCTTGCCCGCGTCACCGGCCAGCGCACAGTCTAGCTCGCGCGACTCCCGCGTAGGCGCAGCCAGCCATCTCGCCCTCCTGTTCTGATCTAGCAGCCGCCCCCTCCCCTTTGTAGTGCTCTCGCGTCTTCCCCGTCGCTGTTGACCCCAGGCTGCATCCGGCGCATCTCTGGGGAGGCCCCTCTCCGGCAAGGTCGCCTCTGATGGCTCGGCAATCTCCGGGTGCTCTCATCCAACTCGAGCAGGACCCTCCTCTTGCAGAGCTGGTCAAAGAGGGACTTCTCCCTGGGTAAGTGCTTCGAAGCTGAGGTCATGCACAAGTTTTCCTCCTTGGTGCATCATCCTTCTTCCTCCCTGGAtggctccttcttccttctcgtgGTCTTCAGAAGGTTTCTTTTTCGTCTCACTGAAGATTCAGTTGCTTTGGCTTTGCACTGCTGTCTAGGAGGCGCTCCCGCTGGTTTTCATGTCAATTACCAAAGTGACCGCCACTTCCGTTTTTCCGTCGCCTCCAAGCATGTTGGTCTGCTAATTCGATCTCTCAAAAGAATCACGACTGCTCATTTTGACGTCTATTTCCACTTGTGGCGAGACGGAGGTGATAATTGAGAACTTGAGAAGAAGCCTtgggagaaagaagagaaagcTAGTTGGACAACGGTGCTTAGTCCTAAAAATAAGCGCAAATTGATTTCTAAGAATATTTCTATATGCAGTAAGCTCATTCAAGATTCCCCAGCTCGTAAATCTCGTCCTACTGAGATTGGCCCAGTCATCAAGATTGGCAAGTTCTTTTGTCCTATCACTATTTCTTCCAGCAGTGATTTGGTTTTCTCCACAGCTGCCTCTGGTCTTGGAAGGGATTCTGAGCACATGCCATCTCCCAAAACCTCTCAGACGTCTTCTGGTGTTCTTGGTGTTCACAATGTCAATGGTGACCTTAATGTTCATAATgttcaaagtgctcctgttgGTACTAGCAAGAGTGCTAGCTCCTCAGCGCCAAGTACAGAGGGCACTTCGAACCAAGGCATCTTTCAAAATCCCAAAAAAGATCTTCACATCAACAACCCTCCAGATCAAGCCGCCAGCATTTATCAAGCTGGCAACATTGAGCAGGCCGCCAACTTTCAGCCAGCTGAAATGATTAATGACGGGTCTCATCCCCAAGCCAGCAAGAAGCCGTCCCAGGAGTTAATTGAGCTGCCTCCTAACCGAGGTGACCTTCTCAGCTCCACTCTCAATCGCCTTCATCGTGTTTGCTTCAGATGTTTGGGTACAGATCACTTCATCAAAGACTGTACGAGTGCCTTTAGATGCTTGTATTGCTATAATTATGGCCATCGAGCCAAGTATTGTGTCAAACGGCGTCTGGACCTTCGGCGTAAATGGGCTCCAAAGCCCAGTAAGCTTCCTCTGGGAAAAAAATCCCTCGCTTCAAACGAAGAGATGACAGCAGCATCTAATACTGCCAATGCCATTGAGTGGGCGCCTAACCCCAATGCTTTTAATGACCCTTTAGTACTCAATACTGTCCAAGGCTTCCTCACGTGTTGCATCTCTCAACTGCACTCTTCACTTCCTTTCAATCCTGTTCCTGACAGTGAATTTGCAGCTCTGTCGTCGGTGATTGCTGACTCTAAACACTTCCATATGGGGGAAGGACAGAGCACTAAAATCATTGTTGGAGATCAGCCTGTTGAGGAAC
This sequence is a window from Miscanthus floridulus cultivar M001 chromosome 10, ASM1932011v1, whole genome shotgun sequence. Protein-coding genes within it:
- the LOC136485258 gene encoding protein AIR1-like, producing MAQRWLPRARRDPDLDEDGSPPSRQPRPGAGDDDEDDDELGNEDLSLEILARAQRKRRGASGGGAPGFADLLSVSSGDEEVDEDAVVELAEADEPRRKQKNKKERRKQSKKHRKEATEAAAAVAAVEEEEKELGSTQEGPIGTAESVLTGDGADVPAPDNMVLRKLLRIPRYFDPGETLLATCFNCSEEGHVAANCPMEKRKKPCFVCGLFGHNAKQCTQGQDCFICKKGGHMAKDCPDKHKRNDHQFTLCLRCGETGHDMFGCTNDYPPDDIEQIRCYVCNQKGHLCCSDFSDNCPKQISCYNCAQSGHSGLGCAKQRRETSAVTTPTLCYKCGEEGHFARGCTKNAKSDQSKGKSSSHSRRKEKWKKDPSARSAPHDARKTSQRKSPHFEERMDTPRHKSKSRGWWTGGDDLPFKKYKSNGWGSASTPKKSYTNHQFLSGDDYFTPQSSRRHNHGSTTSPNSNYPPSTKKHGFSSSRFAASNTHVRFGRS